One window of the Bombus affinis isolate iyBomAffi1 chromosome 10, iyBomAffi1.2, whole genome shotgun sequence genome contains the following:
- the LOC126921536 gene encoding omega-amidase NIT2-like isoform X8: protein MYYYLKYFPKYAESIPDGETSVALSMAARENSIYVVGGTIPEIEGDKLYNTCTIWGPDGTLIGKHRKVHLFDIDIPNKITFRESDSLSPGNSLTMFDVKGWKIGIGICYDIIFEEMARIYRNKGCQMLIYPAAFNMTTGPLHWSLLQRSRTNDNQLYVACISPARVPSASYVAWGHTQSTNPWGKILYDLETQENMVVTDIGVTALWDYIL from the exons atgtactattatctaa aatactttccaaaatacgccgagagtattcctgatggtgaaacgagcgttgctttatcgatgGCAGCTAgagaaaacagcatttatgtagttggtggtacgatacctgaaatagagggcgataaattgtacaatacctgtactatttggggtcccgatggaactttgataggaaaacaccggaag gtacatctattcgacatcgacattcccaacaagattacttttcgagagagtgattcactcagtcctggtaattccctaacaatgtttgatgtgaagggctggaaaataggtattggcatttgctatgatatcatattcgaggaaatggcacgcatttatcggaacaaag gttgccaaatgctgatatatccggcggcattcaatatgaccactggaccactgcactggtcattacttcagcgttccagaacgaatgacaatcaattatacgtcgcctgtatatcaccggctcgtgttccttcagcaagttatgtcgcatggggacatacacagtcgacaaatccctgggggaaaatcctttacgatttggaaactcaggaaaatatggtggtcaccgatatcg
- the LOC126921534 gene encoding nucleolar protein 58-like codes for MGLGADKVALQKKNTDSKKEEEEVKIEKGTFVKIIAGKQSNNYGHIEGFDDDAGRLIIKLALGGNIISVNEFMVRPVTKSECSKNSKVQNTKKYEEYKDKESKGLKQKMDRKRSMSPDPEDGEDGDKSSNKRKKIGSTMQNKNKYDKVGDKKSERRKRRSESNDDSDSDSEKKRRRERSNSNSNDSYKLKRLKKSKKRKKHDCSSERSSKKHKKKGKEREKVRDKKPRDYADRKKHKRRERSRSRSFSRQ; via the exons atgggtcttggagcagacaaagtagcattgcagaagaaaaatacagattccaaaaaagaagaggaagaagttaaaatcgagaaaggaacatttgtgaaaattatagctggaaaacaaagtaataattatggtcatatagaaggattcgatgatgatgcaggaaggctcataataaaactagctcttggtggaaatataatatctgtaaatgaatttatggtacggccagtgactaaatcagaatgttctaagaactcaaaagttcaaa atacaaaaaagtatgaggaatataaggacaaggaatccaagggactcaagcaaaagatggatagaaaaagatcaatgtcccctgaccccgaagacggtgaagatggtgacaaaagtagtaataaaagaaagaaaatcggaagtacgatgcagaataagaacaagtatgataaagtgggggataaaaaatcagaaagacgaaaaaggcgctccgaatctaatgatgacagcgatagtgattctgaaaagaagagacgaagagaaagaagtaactctaatagtaatgattcttataaattaaaaagattgaagaagtcaaagaaacgtaagaagcacgattgctcgtctgaaagatcaagtaagaaacataaaaagaaaggcaaagaaagagaaaaagttagagataagaaacccagagattatgcagacagaaagaaacacaaaagacgagaaagatcaagatctcgatcatttagtaggcagtaa
- the LOC126921536 gene encoding omega-amidase NIT2-like isoform X5, with protein MYYYLKYFPKYAESIPDGETSVALSMAARENSIYVVGGTIPEIEGDKLYNTCTIWGPDGTLIGKHRKVHLFDIDIPNKITFRESDSLSPGNSLTMFDVKGWKIGIGICYDIIFEEMARIYRNKGCQMLIYPAAFNMTTGPLHWSLLQRSRTNDNQLYVACISPARVPSASYVAWGHTQSTNPWGKILYDLETQENMVVTDIGNFQLNVKSEKSTM; from the exons atgtactattatctaa aatactttccaaaatacgccgagagtattcctgatggtgaaacgagcgttgctttatcgatgGCAGCTAgagaaaacagcatttatgtagttggtggtacgatacctgaaatagagggcgataaattgtacaatacctgtactatttggggtcccgatggaactttgataggaaaacaccggaag gtacatctattcgacatcgacattcccaacaagattacttttcgagagagtgattcactcagtcctggtaattccctaacaatgtttgatgtgaagggctggaaaataggtattggcatttgctatgatatcatattcgaggaaatggcacgcatttatcggaacaaag gttgccaaatgctgatatatccggcggcattcaatatgaccactggaccactgcactggtcattacttcagcgttccagaacgaatgacaatcaattatacgtcgcctgtatatcaccggctcgtgttccttcagcaagttatgtcgcatggggacatacacagtcgacaaatccctgggggaaaatcctttacgatttggaaactcaggaaaatatggtggtcaccgatatcggtaatttccagcttaacgttaaaagcgagaaatccacgatgtaa
- the LOC126921536 gene encoding omega-amidase NIT2-like isoform X14 has translation MYYYLKYFPKYAESIPDGETSVALSMAARENSIYVVGGTIPEIEGDKLYNTCTIWGPDGTLIGKHRKVHLFDIDIPNKITFRESDSLSPGNSLTMFDVKGWKIGIGICYDIIFEEMARIYRNKGCQMLIYPAAFNMTTGPLHWSLLQRSRTNDNQLYVACISPARVPSASYVAWGHTQSTNPWGKILYDLETQENMVVTDIARGFP, from the exons atgtactattatctaa aatactttccaaaatacgccgagagtattcctgatggtgaaacgagcgttgctttatcgatgGCAGCTAgagaaaacagcatttatgtagttggtggtacgatacctgaaatagagggcgataaattgtacaatacctgtactatttggggtcccgatggaactttgataggaaaacaccggaag gtacatctattcgacatcgacattcccaacaagattacttttcgagagagtgattcactcagtcctggtaattccctaacaatgtttgatgtgaagggctggaaaataggtattggcatttgctatgatatcatattcgaggaaatggcacgcatttatcggaacaaag gttgccaaatgctgatatatccggcggcattcaatatgaccactggaccactgcactggtcattacttcagcgttccagaacgaatgacaatcaattatacgtcgcctgtatatcaccggctcgtgttccttcagcaagttatgtcgcatggggacatacacagtcgacaaatccctgggggaaaatcctttacgatttggaaactcaggaaaatatggtggtcaccgatatcg